GTCATCAAGCCTATTTTGCTTTGTATAAATGGAAATATATTATCAGCAATTTGTGCATTACAAATCGCCAAAAAAGAGCGTGGAGTAAAGTGTTTGATACGTGGGTATTTATAAAAAAAATGCTCAATGATAAAGGTGCCGTGGCATTTGAAATACATCAAGCTTTTGATACATTGATTTCTAAATATGTTTCTTTAGAAGAGGAGTTGGAGACTGTCAATTTAATCAGTATGGAAAAAATCATTAAAAAAATCACTCAAAATGAAGATTTTACTACAGTGCGTCGAAGTCATGATGTCATCACTCCTTATTTAGAGTTTAAACGCAACAGACTCAATCCTAAAAAAGAAGATGAAGAAGCGTTAACATAAAAAAAGGAGGCGTTTTAGCACCTCCTTTTAAGTTAATGTAAATGTCGTCTTTTTATCATCCACCATACATTAGGTTTGGTAACCATAATGCAATTTCTGGAATATATGTTACAAGTAATAAACCTGCTAAAATTGTCATTGTCCACGGTAACGCTGCAACGATAACGTCTTTAATTGACATACCTGTTAAACCACTCGTAACGAATAGGTTAAGTCCAACAGGTGGGGAAACCATACCAAGCTCCATATTGATTGTAATTACGATACCGAAGTGAATAGGGTCAATCCCTAATGCCACGGCAACTGGAAGTAATAGAGGTACCATAATCATAATAATTGCACTTGGTTCCATAAATGAACCTGCTAAAATCAGTAAGATATTGACCAATAACAAGAACATATATTTATCGACATTGGCTTCAACCAATGCTTCAGTAATCCCTTGAGGAATATTTTCAATGGTTAAGAAGTGTGCAAATAACATTGCGTTAGCAATAATAAACATAATCATTGCCGTTGTTTTTGCAGACTCTAGCGCTGTATGGAAAAACTCAGATATTTTGATATCTTTGTAAACAAATACAGAGATGAAAAATGCCCATGCTGCTGCAACAGCTGCTGCTTCAGTTGGTGTAAAGATACCACCATAAATACCACCAATAACAATCACAATTGTCATCAGACCCCAAGATGCGTCTTTCATCTTTTTTAGTCGGTATTTAAATGGTTGAGGCTCTTCTCTTTCAAACCCTAATCGTCGTGCACCAATATAAGTAACAACCATCATCATGATACCCAACATGATACCAGGCACAACCCCAGCCATGAAGAGTTTACCAATAGAGACTTCTGCTGTTACCCCATACACAATCAGTACAATAGAAGGTGGAATTAAAATTCCTAACGAACCAGCGGTTGCAATTGTACCAACGGCATACTTTTTAGGGTATCCTGCTTGCATAATTGCACCAAACATAATCGAACCAATCGCAACAACTGTTGCAGGAGAACTTCCTGATACAGCAGCAAAAATAATTGATGCGAAAATCGCTGAAATTGGAAGACCACCAGGAAGGTGACCTACAACTGAACGCGCAAAATCAATAATCCTTTGCGCGGCACTCCCCTTACTTAACAGGTTACCTGCTAAGATGAACATAGGAATGGCCATTAATGAATAGTGTTCAACTTTTTCGAAAATCATTGCCGAAACTTCAATTGGAGAAATATCAGTAAATAACATCATGGTTGCAAAAGTTGAAACCCCTAGACAGATTGAAATTGGTGTTCCAAGAATAACAAGGAAGAAAAACAGTGAGAACAGTACTGCAACACTACTCATAGCATACCTCCTGTTTTCTTCTCAACATCTTTTACCATATCATTTAACTCTTTTACGTTTTTATTTTCTGTATTTTCACCTTTTTCACCCAATCGAGCAAGAATCATTTCTGCTTCACTCTCTTGTGTGATCAGTTCGTGAGGTGTTCTAAGAATAATTACCAATCTTTCTCCTACACGATATGCTGCAAGTGCAAAAGAGATTGGAATTACAAGATAGATAATCCACATAGGCATATCCAAGTCAACTGAACGCTCTTCTAAGTCAATAACCAATTGTAAATACTTATATCCATAGAATGAAACTGCGGCTAAGTATGTTAATGTAATCACATGTGAAATAACCAGCATCACTTTCGCAATGGGTGTAGGTACAATATCTAATATGATAGTTACAGCGATGTGTGCATCTTTTTTAAAGCAGTATGCTGCACCAAAAAAGACACTCCATAAGAAGAGAAAAATACTCAGTTCACTTGCCCAAGTTAAAGAGGCATCAAACAGGTATCTGGCAATTACGTTTGTAAAAGAGACAGCTACCCCGGCAGTAATACCGAAGGCAGCTATGGATTGGTTGATAAAACCTACTGTTTTATTTAAAATATTAAACATACGACTCTTTTATTTTCCTGCAGCAATTGTTTTTTCAATTAAGTCTTTCCCGATTGCGTCTTCATCATAGAATTCAGGATAGATTTTGCTTACTGCTTTTCTCCACGCCTCTTTTTGTTCAGGAGTTAAAGTAAAGATCTCTAATTTTCCAGTTTTCTTAGCATACTCTTTGATTTCATCAAATTGAGAATCATTAAGTTCTTGTGCATAAATTCTTTCTTGAGCAGTTGCTTCTTTCATTGCTTGTTTTACATTTGCTTGTAAATCAGCTGGTAATGAGTTCCAGAATTTTTTAGACATAACAACTAAGTAACCTAAGTAACCGTGGTCAGAAACAGTTAAGTATTTTTGAACTTCGTGGAATTTTTTAGTGTAGATGTTTGAAATTGGATTTTCAGCTGCATCAATAACACCTTGTTGTAAACCAGAGTAAACTTCAGAGAATGGCATCATTTGTGGGTTACCACCGATTGCATGCATTTGCGCTTCTAGTACTTTAGAAGACATAATTCTGAATTTTTGACCTTCAGCATCTTTAGGCTCAATTAAAGCTTTCGTTGAAGAAGTGAATTGTTTAAATCCATTATCCCAGTAATCAAGTGCCACAATACCTTTTTCTGTAACCATATCTTTAAGTGCTTGACCCACTTCACCATCTTGAACTTTGTGTAAGTGATCTGCATCGTTGAAAATAAACGGTAAATCAAACAGTGCTAATTGAGGTACAATTTTACCAAATTTAGAGAAACTAGGTGCAGCCATTTGCACTGAATTTAATCTTAATGCTTTAACCACCGCATTATCTGTATATAACTGAGATGATGGATAAACTTGAACATCAATTTTTCCACCCGATAGCTCTTCAAGTCTTTTTTCAAAGAATCTTGCTGCTTTTCCTTTTGGTGTATTATCACTAACAACGTGAGAGAACTTTAATGTGTACTCTGCTGCCATTGAAGAGGTTGCTACAACTGCTGCTGCAACTGCTCCCATTACTAACTTTTTCATAACTGCTCCTTGTTGATTTTTTAGTTATGAAAAAATTATAATGGAAAGTTATGTAACTATTATGTATAAAAAATTGAATTTGAAAATTTGTAAAATAATGAGAGATATGTTATATATATTAATGTATATTTTTAATTTTTTATTCAATATTGATTAAAAGAGACAACTCTTATAAAATAATAAACGAGCAGCTTTTAACCAATATTTAATCAAATTTTAGATACTATCTGCTACTTTTTGACATACCAAACAAATGAAAAGGAAAATGATGGGTTGTAATTTAGATTTATTAACTTCTTTCAAAGATAACTGCGGTTTTGGATTAGTCGCACATCTTAAAAACAAACCTTGTCATTCAAACTTAGAAGACGCTATTACGTCATTAGAGAGAATGATGCACAGAGGTGCAGTTGCAGCGGATGGAAAGACAGGAGATGGGAGTGGACTATTGCTTTCAATGCCTGATTCTTTCATGCGAAAAGTTGCAAATGAAAGAGGTATTGACTTACCAAAAACATACGCGGTAGCGATGATTTTTGCAAAAGATATTGAAGACATTGATACTTTTAAATCGTACTGTGAAAAGAATGATTTAAAAGTTGTATTGACAAGAGTAGTACCTGTTGATACAGATGCATTAGGAAAACAAGCATTAGAGTCTCTTCCTAACATTGTACAAGTTTTCGTTACACCAAATACATTGATGTCTTCTAAACGATTTGATGCCTTGTTGTATTTAACAAGAAAAGAGTGTGAACATAAACTTATTGACAAAAAAGATTTCTATATCCCAACTTTTTCTTCAAAGGTTATTGCATATAAAGGGCTTGTTATGCCAACGCATATCAAACACTTTTATATGGACTTAAGAGATGAAGATTTTAAAATCTCTTTTGCACTGTTTCATCAACGATTCTCAACAAACACATTACCACAATGGCGATTGGCTCAACCATTCAGAGCGATTGCACACAATGGTGAGATCAACTCAATTAATGCCAACAGATTTAATACAGTTGTAAAGAGCGAACAAATTAAATCCGACGTTTTCACCGATGGAGAGATTCAACGATTGTTACCTATTTTACAAACAGGAAGCTCTGATTCAGCATCATTAGATAATTTGTTTGAGTTTATGATTGTTAATGGTGTGGATTTCTTTAAAGCTGCACGTGCATTAATTCCTGCACCATGGCAAAATGCCCCTCATATGGACTCAGATTTACGAGCATTTTATGAGTATACCTCTACAGCAATGGAAGCATGGGATGGACCAGCAGCCGTATCATTAACTGATGGTCGGCACATTGGTTGTTTGATTGACCGAAACGGTTTGCGACCATCAAAATATGTCATAACTAAACAAGATAAATTGTACATTACTTCTGAGTATGGAACGCTTGATTTAAATGAAGAAGATATCATTGAACGAGGTCGATTACAATCGGGTCAAATGATGGGACTTGATTTAAAACATGGTCAAGTATTAAAAGAAGAAGACATCAATGATTACTTAAAATCATCTCAAAAATATACTGAGTGGTTGAATAAAGACATGCAATATCTGCAAGAGTTTATTGATGAATCATTTATGAACACTGAAGAGTATAAATTTGAAAGTTTAGAAAAAAAACAAAAGCTGTTTAATATCACATATGAAGTGATTGACCAAGTGATTGAACCAATGGCAAAAGATGGAAAAGAACCAGTTGGATCAATGGGAGATGACACACCTTTAGCAGCATTTTCACAAGCCAACAGAAACTTTACAGATTTTTTCAGACAAAAATTTGCTCAAGTAACTAACCCTCCAATTGACCCATACAGAGAAAAATTGGTG
This genomic window from Candidatus Marinarcus aquaticus contains:
- a CDS encoding TRAP transporter large permease, which translates into the protein MSSVAVLFSLFFFLVILGTPISICLGVSTFATMMLFTDISPIEVSAMIFEKVEHYSLMAIPMFILAGNLLSKGSAAQRIIDFARSVVGHLPGGLPISAIFASIIFAAVSGSSPATVVAIGSIMFGAIMQAGYPKKYAVGTIATAGSLGILIPPSIVLIVYGVTAEVSIGKLFMAGVVPGIMLGIMMMVVTYIGARRLGFEREEPQPFKYRLKKMKDASWGLMTIVIVIGGIYGGIFTPTEAAAVAAAWAFFISVFVYKDIKISEFFHTALESAKTTAMIMFIIANAMLFAHFLTIENIPQGITEALVEANVDKYMFLLLVNILLILAGSFMEPSAIIMIMVPLLLPVAVALGIDPIHFGIVITINMELGMVSPPVGLNLFVTSGLTGMSIKDVIVAALPWTMTILAGLLLVTYIPEIALWLPNLMYGG
- a CDS encoding TRAP transporter small permease — encoded protein: MFNILNKTVGFINQSIAAFGITAGVAVSFTNVIARYLFDASLTWASELSIFLFLWSVFFGAAYCFKKDAHIAVTIILDIVPTPIAKVMLVISHVITLTYLAAVSFYGYKYLQLVIDLEERSVDLDMPMWIIYLVIPISFALAAYRVGERLVIILRTPHELITQESEAEMILARLGEKGENTENKNVKELNDMVKDVEKKTGGML
- a CDS encoding TRAP transporter substrate-binding protein → MKKLVMGAVAAAVVATSSMAAEYTLKFSHVVSDNTPKGKAARFFEKRLEELSGGKIDVQVYPSSQLYTDNAVVKALRLNSVQMAAPSFSKFGKIVPQLALFDLPFIFNDADHLHKVQDGEVGQALKDMVTEKGIVALDYWDNGFKQFTSSTKALIEPKDAEGQKFRIMSSKVLEAQMHAIGGNPQMMPFSEVYSGLQQGVIDAAENPISNIYTKKFHEVQKYLTVSDHGYLGYLVVMSKKFWNSLPADLQANVKQAMKEATAQERIYAQELNDSQFDEIKEYAKKTGKLEIFTLTPEQKEAWRKAVSKIYPEFYDEDAIGKDLIEKTIAAGK